A genomic region of Nymphaea colorata isolate Beijing-Zhang1983 chromosome 2, ASM883128v2, whole genome shotgun sequence contains the following coding sequences:
- the LOC116248830 gene encoding peroxidase 21-like — MAVSAYSTLSVTRSLTLLVVVLSGLLASASSGEDLLRLNYYAESCPRAEEIIRDQVDKLYQEHGNTAVSWLRNLFHDCMVESCDASLLLETSGSMITEKNSFRNFGMRNFKYVDAMKQAVESECPGVVSCADVIALSARDGLVKLGGPYVAMKTGRRDSKVSHFSVVEEQLPNHNDSLELVTLRFQSIGVDVEGMVALLGAHSVGRIHCVNLVNRLYPEIDPTIDAEYGQYLRRRCPSPDPDPKAVAYSRNDRETPMVVDNMYYQNLLANKGLLLVDQQLIYNKESLQYVQKMAMDNNYFREQFSRALLILSEYNPLTGDQGEVRKNCRYVNQN, encoded by the exons ATGGCGGTTTCTGCTTACTCGACCTTGTCCGTGACAAGGTCTTTAACTCTGTTGGTCGTCGTCCTCTCCGGGCTTCTTGCCTCTGCTTCCTCCGGCGAAGATCTGCTTCGCCTCAACTACTACGCAGAGAGTTGCCCGAGGGCGGAAGAGATAATCAGGGATCAAGTCGATAAGCTGTATCAAGAGCACGGGAACACGGCCGTCTCGTGGCTCAGGAATCTTTTCCACGACTGCATGGTCGAG TCTTGTGATGCATCCCTTCTGCTCGAAACCAGCGGCAGCATGATCACCGAGAAGAACTCGTTCCGGAACTTTGGAATGAGGAATTTCAAGTATGTTGATGCCATGAAGCAGGCTGTAGAGAGCGAGTGCCCTGGCGTTGTGTCATGCGCAGATGTTATTGCTCTTTCTGCAAGAGATGGACTGGTCAAG CTGGGAGGGCCATATGTCGCCATGAAAACAGGGAGACGAGACAGCAAAGTCAGCCATTTCTCTGTGGTGGAAGAGCAACTTCCTAATCACAATGACTCCTTGGAGTTGGTCACCTTGCGCTTCCAATCCATCGGAGTGGACGTGGAAGGAATGGTGGCTCTTCTAG GAGCTCACTCTGTTGGAAGAATACATTGCGTGAATCTGGTGAACAGACTCTACCCTGAAATTGATCCGACCATAGATGCCGAGTACGGGCAGTACCTGAGGAGGAGGTGCCCATCACCTGATCCTGATCCCAAGGCGGTGGCGTATTCCAGGAATGATCGAGAAACCCCCATGGTTGTGGACAACATGTACTACCAGAATCTGCTGGCCAACAAGGGGCTTTTGCTGGTTGATCAGCAGCTAATCTATAATAAAGAGTCATTGCAGTATGTGCAGAAGATGGCAATGGACAACAACTATTTCAGAGAGCAGTTCTCCAGGGCATTGCTCATCCTGTCTGAGTACAACCCACTTACTGGAGACCAAGGTGAAGTGAGAAAGAACTGCAGATATGTAAACCAAAACTAG